The genomic stretch TCCTGCTGCTGTCCTGACCCCGCTAACCAGAACCAGCATGCGAGCTGTGAGATCATCAGCTGTCCAGCAGCAGCTGGGCTGGCGTCTGAGAACCACCGTGGCCCTCGTCCCCCCCGAGCTGCAGCTCTGAATGACTCTGGTGTACAGACTGCTCCCGTGGTGTGGCTGCAGGCCCTCAGctctcccaccaccccccagGGCCTGTTAGCATCCCTGCCAGACAGCACACACCCAGGAGGTGCCCGGCGGTGCCCCTCAGATGCGGGACAAGGGGGACCTGCAGCCACTTACCACACGCTGACAGAACACATCGGGAGGAGTGACTTGGGATCTTAACAAACCCGAAAGGCAGGAACGGTTGCAAGTAAGCAAGCAGCTGTGGCCCTACAGCCCTTACCTGCACTTTCATGCCGTCGAGGCCCAGCCTGCGAGGAGAAGAGTCCATGTCAGGGAGCAAGGGCAGAGCCAGAAGTCAGGGGCCCAGAGCCCGTGTCCCAAAAGCAATGCGCCCACGCAGCAGGGGACACGTGAGGACagctcccacccccccccacccagctGTGTGGAGGGCCCACCAGGGGAATAGGCCTCCCTCAAACACAGAGTTCCCTGCATGGGACACGCTGGCCTTCAGGCTCTCAGCCACGCCCTTCCCGAGGGCCACGCCCTCGCCGCCACACTCACCAGAGGTAATCCGGAATCCTGGACAAGTGCtcctggaaggcagaggaggCCGGCCCTTCCCTGTGCCAGCACGCAAGCATGTTGATGGTTTTCGAGATCTGGAGGAGACGGCCCTGTCAGGGCTCTGCTCCACACCTGCCGGGGTTCCCGGGCTTGAGGGCCGCAGACCTACCCCACCGAGGCCCCAGCACGGCCTTGCTGCAGGCCAGGCCTTCTGTTCTAACCACTTTCCCAAGCACTCACTGCTACCAGGctgcagccctgccctgggagagGTGGGAATGGGCCAAGGCACGTGTGccaaggagggagggggacggCAGCAGCGAAAAGACAGGGTGACCTGTAGAGGTGACGGGAGCCCAGCCAGCTGGTAAGAAGAACCGCCACGAGGGTGACGGGCAAGGCAGGGACCCCTGAGTGGGTACATGGGTTGTGGTGTGTCCTGAGCTACCTGAGATAACTCAAAGGATGGAGGATAGGGCTGAGGGCCACGGGAGAGATGGAGCGACTCGGAGGTGAGACCAGAGGCGCAGGGCCTGACTGCTCAGAGCAGATGTTCTAGAGGCCCAGCTCTCCCACCCCGGGACCTCCTAGGCCAAGGTCCAATTACAGCGCGTTTCTAACTTGCTTTACGCAGCCTTAGGTCAGAGCCCACGCAGAATCCCCTGGCGCTGAAAGGGAAACAACTGGCCCCTCGGTGGGGCGGTGGCAGTTGACGTCCCCCGGGTACCACCCGGCCTCGAAAACACCTGGGAGCAGGGTCACGCGTGGGGCTCATGGACACTGCACCCACTGGGCTCACACAGAGAAGCCGTGGGCTGACCCAGCACGGCGGCCACGGTCACAGCTGCCCGAGGCTTGCTACAGCGCTGCCTCCTGCACCCAGTGCCCTAAGGCTGCAGGCCAGCCTCCCGACCCTGCACTGGCCACCCGGGCTCACAGCCCCACGGGGCAGAGCAGAGTCAGGAGCCCAGAGGCTCTGAGAAGCACGTCTCGAGTCACCAGCCTCAACAGCAATCAGGAGTGGAACGCAAGCACCCTGGCCCTGCAAACCCCATAGGAGAAAGGCAAATGGTGGGTTAttagggctggggaaggggagaggaccGGGGGAGGAAAAGCAGCCCACCCCACCGGCCAGAGAGACCTCAGGAGGTGGCCTCAAGAAGCAGTGCTCCAGACACACCAGGTGGTGGGACGGGAGGGCGGGCCAAGCACAGGGGTCCTGGGGGATCAGAGGCCCAGGTCCCACGTAAAGGTGTGACCGCCTCCAGTGGGAGACCTCACCTCCAGGGAGACCCCCACTCCCAGCTCCATAGACACAGGCCTCTGGGCAACCCGCCCCCAGTCCTCGCCCACCCCAGGCCCAGACAGCCAGTGGGCGAGGGGCGCTGACCGGGCCGATGCTGAGGTACTTGGTGAAGCGGTCGTCGGCTGCGATGTGCTCGTACAGCTTCTGGATGGCCCGCTGCCGCAGGCCGGCGCTGTGGTGGCGCTCGTACAGGTTGAGGATCGCTGCGAGGGAGGGGGGGCGTCAACAGGCACCAGACACGGAGAGGAGTCCCAGCCCCAGCACAGACCCCCCAGGGTGGTCGGCCCACAGCGGCCAGTCTCTGGGCCCCCCCCTTGCCACCCCCTCACCCACTCTCCTTGCCTGCTGGTGCAGCCCCCTCCCTGGCATCCTGGTGCTGCCCTACAGCCCCCGCAGCCGTGCAGAGCATGTTGCCTCCCAGTGCCAACAGGGCGGGTCCcggctcccaccccagggcccgtCTGCAGGACCAGTGAGGgaacgaacgaatgaatgagGGGGAACGTGGCCGCCTGCGCACACAGCACCCGCCAGGCTCCAAGGGGAGGCCACTCGGCTCTGAGCAGCCAGGAGGACCCACGGGAGATGGGCTTGGACTGGCCTCGTGGGGTCCCGCCCCTTCTATCCCACTGAGGAGGAACTACCGGCCCCTCAAGGCCCTGGGCTCCGAATCCTCTGTCCAGGAGCCCGAGCCCCAGGTGGGTCTGCTGGACACGAGGTGTGCACGCCAGCCCCCTTGTCCCCACAGGACCCCAACGCCAGGACTCATTGTAGGGCCGTGTCCCTCCGCGTTCCCTGTCACTTTAGGTGTCGACCGACCCCCGGGGGGCCCAGCCAGCCCCTGGGGGCACCCACCATACACCACGTGGAGCAGCCAACTGTGCGGCGTGTACAGCTCATCGGGGGCCACGCTGTCCCTGTGCGCCGGCCAGTCGATGCGGCCGTAGTCCTCCACGTAGAGCTCCTGAGGGCGGCAGCGCCTCAGCCCCAGACCTGCCCGTCCCCTCTGCTGCCTGCCCTCCCGAGGGCAGGCCCCGATGAGCACCCTGCTCCCCAAGCCCCACGTCAAGGCTGCTCCCCGGGGACACACTGGGGCCTGGCCTTTGCTCACAGGTGCCCTGCAGCCCATCCCACTGCACAAGCCCCCAGGCAGTCATTTAGGGACAGGAGGTGGACGCTCCACTCTGTGGGGCTCTCGGCTCCGTGGGGCCCCCCGAGAGCAGGCATACGTGGTCAGGCTCACCTGGCGGAGGCTCTGGACCAGCGGGTCCTCCTCAGCGCTCAGCCGGGTACCATAGCAGTAGGCCATGGGCAGGTACACCTGCCGGCAGTGGCACCAGATGGTGGAGGGATGCGCGGGCATCCATTCAGGAAACAGCCTGGCGGGACAGCGTGTCAGCAGGGCCCCCCACCACTGCAGCCTGGGGCCCTTTCAAGCCTGAACACGGGGTGGACGGCTGTCTCCGGCCCAAGTGGGCACAGCCGTGCTCCTGAGGGGCGCAGCCCGCAGAAGCCGACAACTTCTCCTGGCTCACCAGGTGCCTCCTAAAGCCAGGAGACTTGGCTCCTAAACAGTGAGGACTGCCTGTGGGTTCCCAGTTGTGACAAACGTGCCACAGTAACAAAAACGTTAATCACGGAGATACCGAGAGAGGGGTCTACAGGAACGCTCTGGACTATCTCTGCAACTTTTCTGGAAATTGAAAACTATTCCTAAATAAAAATCTTCAGGACTGCCACATCTTCTCAAGGCCTGTGTCTTTGATCGTTACCTCTGCTGTGCTTCACCCAGATACGCAGCCTGACGTGAGCACGGCTCTGCCAGCCTCCCAGGTAGGGGCGCGCCTGGGCTGTTTTCTCCACCCGCCCCTTTCAGCCTCCATCCACGAGTGAGAGGGGAGGCCACGTGGAGGCCATGGGGAGGTGAGCCCGCCTCCCCTGCTCCCAGGCGTAAGGGTTGGACGGGTGTCCTCAGCCCCACCACACCTGGTCTCACTCTCGAGGGCTCCTCCACTCACTTTAAAGGGCGTTTGCTACACTTTGGGTAACGTTTCCAGCTTTCCTGCAGCTGAAGCGGTTCAGGGTCTCTGGTCCTTCATCCTGCACACCTGCCCTTTACACTCTAACCTATGCCCTCCAAAACAACTTCCGCCAAGACTAGCAGTGCCCTAGTTACCGAGAGGCCCGGCAACCACGGCCTGGGCCCTGCGGCGCGGGGATGCAGCCAATGCAGTCCCCCACACCCGCCTCTGACACCACACCCCTCCCAGCGCCTGCTCAGTGCCTTCCTCTGCGGCTCCTTACACACCGGGTAGGTCCGAGGTCCAGCCAGCAGGCCCACCGGTGAGGAACGCTGGAATGGCCCCAGACCACTTCCCGCCCCTTCCAGAGTGGCCAGCCTTGGGCAGGTCTGCCCCGGTGGAGGCTGGGCCGTCGGCCCTTTCATCAGGCCCCTGCTGTCATCTCCTGATCGGCCCCTTCACCTCGCACCTCTCCTCTACCAAAGTCCCCTAGCGCAAGGGCCCCCCAACCTCCCTGACAGCTCCCTGCTCCAGGGACCTCACCTCCTGACGGTGATATTGGGGTACttatatgtatatgaatgtatTCGGGACACATGTCCAGAGACTTCATTAGATAttcacaaaatgtttaaaatctgtGGATTATAAGTATCACACAATATGGAATTAATGTTGATTTTGCTGAGTTTTTAAGCACTATTGTAGTTCTGTTAGAAGAAaattcttatctttaaaaaacacactgagggcttccctggtggcgcagtggttgagagtccgcctgccgatgcaggggacacgggttcgtgccctggtccgggaagatcccacatgccacagagcggctgggcccgtgagccatggcctctgagcctgcaggtctggagcctgtgctccacaacgggagaggccacaacagtgagaggcccgcgtacaaaaaaaaaaaaaacacacacactgaagaGTTCGCAGGGGAAACAGAATGTCTGGGATCAACTTTAACATTCACCAACAAAAAAGACAAGGGGGACAGTCAGCACGGCACACCCAACACTGGGCTGGGGAGGCCTGCATGGGCTATCACctcctttcctttatttctatAGATGCTCAAAATGTCCATAACAAGACAGTCACAGGCATCTATGCAACAAAGGCAGCACGTCACGCCCCACACCAGAGGTTCTGTAACCAGCGAGGCGGGACCCCACCCACCTGCCACATGGCCCAACGCccctgcacctccctccctcctatcgTCTGTAGGACTCAGCCAAGCAGGGGCTCTGCCAGGAGCCTAACGCCACCCAACTCCACTGAACGGACAGCCCCTCATCCGACTAACAGGCAGCAAGTGACCCAGGGTGGCACCACTCTACTCGCGAAGAGAGTGGTGACCGTAGATGGGGAAGCGTACCACATTTCTGGGAACAGAGTGTTGAGGCCTTCCCAGCTGTACACGTTCAGGACAGCCAACCAGAACTTCCCCCAGGAGGGGATGAACACAGCACCACCTGTGGGGAGAGAACAGGCCCCATCACCTGCCTCTGACTGTGAACACGAGACCCTCAGGAATCGGGTCCCCTTCAAAAGGCGGGCCTGCTAAGGATCCTCTCCCTGTGGTAAGACGCAGGCTCCAGAACCACTCGGGACCACCCAACACCAAGGCTGCTGGGTGGGACCGACGTCTTCCCCAGAACAAGCCTATctggcccctgcccccaggaAGTAGAAGCTGggaaggtgagaggcccaggcGCACACGGCAGCCCCTGTCCACACGGGCCTGGAGGTGATGAGGGAGTTGACTGTGCACGCTCGGCCTTCTCCCTCCTGAGTCCACCTGGCTGTCCTGCGCAGCACTGTACCCACGCAGCAGACGGATGTGGACTGTGGCTGTGGGGATGCTTGTGGCCCCGTGTTGGAGCCACCCCCAGCAGCACTGGTCCCAAGCACAGAAAAACCATCCTGGACACGATTCACAAGGAGGTCTCACCCCAAACCCAGGTGTGCAGAAGGCAAAGAACCCACAAAGCTACTAGGGAAGCATGGCCTGAAGACATTCCTTCCCAGACAAGGAACCAGAAATCAGCCTTGGGACCTCACACTAGTGAGCCCAGAAGCTGACGATGGATTCGTTGTAAGAGCAACACACGTGTGAAGAATGCAGGCTCGTGAGAAAGTGCAGCAGGAGGCGTAACCCAACGTGGCAGGTCAGGAAGTGACATGCAAGGTGCCAGGCGAAGCGTGAGAAGGAACCCCCGAGGCAGCGGGGCTGGCTGGAAGGTGGGACATCCCAGGCAGACGAAGCGGCACATGCGGAGCCCTGAAGCAGGAAGGGGCTTCGAGGTGCTGATGGGAAGcccctgtgtgcgagcacagagCAGGGGGGGCGAGCAGACTGAGGAATGTCCGTGAGGGGAGGGCAGGCGGGTGAGACGCTCCGGGCTCTGCAGAGGAGCAGTGAACGTTCTCGAGGCAGCAGGAGAAGAAGGGCATCCccaggccgaggggagggagtCACCCCAGGAGCCCTATAGGACACACAGGAGAGCGAGGGCGGAGGGTGCAGGCAGAGCCCCACCAGCTCCCACCACTCTCGTGCGGCCAGGCTGCCCCCGGGAAGGAGAACTCCCACAAGCAACGCACGAGCGCGTTGTTCGTGAGTCCTTTTGCCCATTTGCGAAACAAACAGAATTATATGGCGAcctttatttgtgttttaaaaatttactggcAAGGTTAGACAGCTTCCTCCTGTTCTGCTTTGACACCTTCCTGGCTCACGTGTTTTGCTGTATGTGAAGTGCAGGTGCACCTTTCTATTTCCCATTTTCGAGCACTCATTATGCTGAGGTAACGTGAACTCTTTATTACGTAGCACGTGCTATGCAGGGTGTACCTTTCTTGTGAAGAATATTCCGGGCTCGCACCAGGTCAGGATCGTCAGGCCCCACACCCAGAATTCTCAAAGACACATAGTTGAGCGCAGTCCCAAACACCGTCGACTTATCCTCAATATGCCTACAGAAGCAGGAGACAGGTGAGAAAATGACGTCTTCCATTACTCGTAAGAAATTAAGCAACGCTTCCGTTAAATTTCCCCAGCAAATCAAGAATGACGTAACAACACGAGAAGCATCCAGAAGAGCCACTCTCCAGGAGGAGCTCCTGCACCTCCATGACACCAGAGCAGTTCCAAAACTGCCCTcaagactttcctggtggtcccaCGGCTAAGACTCCGttctcccaatgcagagggcgcaAGTTCGATCCctagtgggggaactaagatcccgcatgctgcagagcacagCAAAACTTCCCTCCAGGACCTGCCCGGCCCTGTCCGTTTACCTCCCATGGCTGAATCAACATGACCCCAGGCAGTGGCCCATCAGCAGACCCTACATCACTACAGCCCACGGAGCAAGCTCCAGAGGCAGCATGCCAGGGCAGGCGAAGGCACTGGTGAGACCTCAAGTCTGTCCCAGGACCCAGACGGCAaagagctgggatctgaagcTCGAGATGCCCACGACCCCATCCAGGAGGCAAGCAGAGCTGAGCTGTCCTCCTAGGATTCTGTAAGGAAGGCTGGTGGTGTGGAGTTCGCCAGCCCAGGAGGGGCCAACGTCCTGGTTGCAGGACAAGAAGCACCAGGGCCCCACAGCCAGGTGGGCAGGCAGTTGGCCACCTTGGGACAGGGCCCTGCTCCCAGAGCGAGCGACACCACAGAAAGGCAGGCTGAAACATGGGGAGAACTGCCCGGCCTGCCTCTCCCTGCTGCCATCCCAGGGTCAAGGACaattttcttctgccttagtGATGACAGCAAATGGTCTTCACTGTGCTATATGGGTCTCAGGAGTCTCTCAATCAGTCATGAAACTCATTACAACGCGAGCTGCAAAACCGAGGCCCGGAAAGTGAACAGGCCCATTCTGAGAGCCCCAGGGAAACCCGGACCCAGCCTGCATGTAGCCTCCAGCCCATTTCCCTTCTGACAGGCTCTCCCTGTCCACCCGGGGCCAGAGCTGCAGTCACCCCACCCTTGACAGGTGCATCTCCCACATAAGAACAGGGGTGCACGTGCATGCGTACACACGCAGCGACGCAGGGTTGGGCAGACTCACAGGCCCCAGCCGCCATCAGGAAGCTGCACCGACCGCAGGTACCGTGTAATCTCTTCTCTGTATCCAGCCGGCAGAGGAATGTGCGCCACGTAGCACGTGATCAGGAGGCCTGTGCGGCAGAAAACATACTCCTCAGCAGGCACTCAGCACTGCCAAGCCCAGGCCCCATTCCTCCTGAGAACCCCAGGTAACAGGCAGCTGTCCGCTAGGGTCTCCTTCCTGTGGAAACAAGCCTGGGAAGGCTATTATTCCCGGCCCCATCAGGGACTTTAGAACTGGGGCCCCAGACGCAGCAGCAACAGCACACGTGACACATATCACATGGGGCGTGCAGAGCCCACCCAGCCACTCCCAAGGTCCCACACTACTGACGTGCCTACGGGAAAGAAACACTAAACAGGTCATCCCTGGATGGGGTAGTTTACTCGCttacatttacattttcctattttattaattttaatagcaCACATCACTTTGCAAGATGGACAACAATAAATGTTACCCACAAAGAACCTTCTGTTCCCAGCCTAGCCCTCCTGAGCACCCCCCGCCCCTCCACCCTACCCCTGGCCTAGGCTCCATCAGTCACGTGCCCACGGCACCGAGCACACGGGGTCTCAGGCAGGCCCCAGCAACAACGTGTCATGGAATGGATGCCCAACCACGGCCAGAGGCATGAGAAGCCCCAGTAGACACACCCACACAGGCACACTCTGGAAAGGCAGATAGATATGGAGACAGCACAGAGGTTCACAGAAATAAGCCCATCTCCTTTCATAACAGGTATGATGCTGTCAAGACAGGGAAACacacaagcaggaagcagagcaggtcttccccattttacaggcgaagaaactgaggcacagcccctaagtggtggggctggggctggagcccaggaGGTCCAACCCCAGAGTCAGTGATCACCACAGTGATGCTCAATGCCACACGGGCCACACAGAGTCATGACCTCCATGAGCATTTGCCAAATTAAAGCAGAAAGACAGGTCAAACTTCAGCCAGCCATGGAAGAACCCTGAGACGGCACCCCCAAACAGGCCAGTGTCCACCTGAGAAAGATGGTCTGTCCAGAgtccagagggagagaggaaagcccCAACCTACGGCCTGCAGAGGGCAGGTGGGGCAGCAGGCTGAGCCCAGAGCTACAGCAGCAGGCACAAACCAATGCAGTGTCCCCATGACCAATCACCCACTGAGCGCCTGGTGCCAGGCACATGGGACCAAACCCAATTCCCATCATCCCCACATCACAGATGAGTCAGCCAAGGCATGGTGAAGTCCCGTCACCTTGCCCAGGGTCAGAGCAAGCCCGTGCAGTCACTGCTTCCCCATGAAGATCCTTGGGAAACGTCTCAACAGGCTCCAGGTCAGACCAAGGGAAGGAAGCCCAAAGACTTGTCCCCAAGGGTCAGGCCCCTGGGTCCCTAGTCAGGAAGATACAAAGCTGTACAGTCCAGGAGGCAGCAGGGCTTGGAGTCAAAGCAGAGATGGGAGCTTGATGGACTCCCAGTTCTACTGCCACTAAAGGAAAAGGTCCTTCTGCATAAATGCAGGGAATTTTCCGGATTACAAAGCTGAgcatttcttcagagaaacatTCCCAGGATGCAAAACAGACTTGTCTAGCCAAACCAGTTCAGTACCCAAGGGCTCCAAGTGCAGTCCTCCTACAACTCACCAACCTGCACCTACAGGTCCCAGCTGAGCTCTCCTGGCCAGCACTTCAGCTGAGTTCACACACACAAGCTGCCTACACAGGACTTAAAAGATTCCTGCCCACCTCTGCACCTTGGCATAGGCTAGGCCCTCCACTGATGCCCCTCTTCTGCACTGGGACTCAAGAGCCTCCCCTGGCCCCCAAAGCACCCCCTGCTTCCTCTTTCAGAACGCTAGCTAGCTGGGCCTTCGCTCCCATCCCCTGGCAACGACAGGACAACTCAGGCACAGGGCAACCTCCCCAGCTCTTTTCTATGTGAGCTCCCAGTTTTTCACCTGTTCACGCATTCACACCTCAGACGTTCACCAAAGGCCTGAACCAGAGCAAGCCAAGACGCCAAGGATGCCCCAGGGTGGCCCCGCCCACAGGCCACAACAGCACCTTCCTACCTGGCAGGAGGAAGAGCGGGCCACCGTAGTCACCCGCCCAGTGGCCATCCTCAGCCTGCAGTGCAGCGTAGAACGTCATCCCATTGAGAGCCCCCTCACGGGCTGTGTGGGCTTTCGGCAAGTCCTTAAAGTAACCCCtctgcaaagaagaaaaaggagtggAGGGCTAAGTGGTCTGCAGCTAGGCCAGAGGAGGCCTTGGCACTTAGAGACCAAGTCAAAGTGACAAACCTGAATTGCTTTGAAAGTTTCAGCTGTTTCAAGAAAAGGCCTAAAACTCTGATGATGGTATTGCCAATCTTAGCAAATGAATGGTTCCACATTCTCATGGTTCTGCGT from Pseudorca crassidens isolate mPseCra1 chromosome 5, mPseCra1.hap1, whole genome shotgun sequence encodes the following:
- the LSS gene encoding lanosterol synthase isoform X10, which gives rise to MMARCLGAEARQEGFYFARCLRRRGGPYRTEPATDLSRWRLSNERGRQTWTYFQGEEDPGRGQSGLEAHLLGLDTRGYFKDLPKAHTAREGALNGMTFYAALQAEDGHWAGDYGGPLFLLPGLLITCYVAHIPLPAGYREEITRYLRSVQLPDGGWGLHIEDKSTVFGTALNYVSLRILGVGPDDPDLVRARNILHKKGGAVFIPSWGKFWLAVLNVYSWEGLNTLFPEMWLFPEWMPAHPSTIWCHCRQVYLPMAYCYGTRLSAEEDPLVQSLRQELYVEDYGRIDWPAHRDSVAPDELYTPHSWLLHVVYAILNLYERHHSAGLRQRAIQKLYEHIAADDRFTKYLSIGPISKTINMLACWHREGPASSAFQEHLSRIPDYLWLGLDGMKVQGTNGSQIWDTAFAIQALLEAGAQHRPEFSSCLQKAHEYLRVSQVPDNLPDYQKYYRQMSKGGFSFSTLDCGWIVADCTAEALKSLLLLQEKCPFVTKHVPRERLFDAVAVLLSMRNPDGGFATYETKRGGHLLELLNPSEIFGDIMIDYTYVECTSAVMQALKHFHKQFPDHRAGEIRETLERGLQFCRQKQRPDGSWEGLPRW
- the LSS gene encoding lanosterol synthase isoform X9 gives rise to the protein MMARCLGAEARQEGFYFARCLRRRGGPYRTEPATDLSRWRLSNERGRQTWTYFQGEEDPGRGQSGLEAHLLGLDTRGYFKDLPKAHTAREGALNGMTFYAALQAEDGHWAGDYGGPLFLLPGLLITCYVAHIPLPAGYREEITRYLRSVQLPDGGWGLHIEDKSTVFGTALNYVSLRILGVGPDDPDLVRARNILHKKGGAVFIPSWGKFWLAVLNVYSWEGLNTLFPEMWLFPEWMPAHPSTIWCHCRQVYLPMAYCYGTRLSAEEDPLVQSLRQELYVEDYGRIDWPAHRDSVAPDELYTPHSWLLHVVYAILNLYERHHSAGLRQRAIQKLYEHIAADDRFTKYLSIGPISKTINMLACWHREGPASSAFQEHLSRIPDYLWLGLDGMKVQGTNGSQIWDTAFAIQALLEAGAQHRPEFSSCLQKAHEYLRVSQVPDNLPDYQKYYRQMSKGGFSFSTLDCGWIVADCTAEALKSLLLLQEKCPFVTKHVPRERLFDAVAVLLSMRNPDGGFATYETKRGGHLLELLNPSEIFGDIMIDYTYVECTSAVMQALKHFHKQFPDHRAGEISNIERRHIKVYLGDTVGSIPATANVTVM